A genomic window from Cricetulus griseus strain 17A/GY chromosome 4, alternate assembly CriGri-PICRH-1.0, whole genome shotgun sequence includes:
- the LOC100764516 gene encoding olfactory receptor 2L13 has protein sequence MEKWNQSSTDFTLLGLFPENQTGLLLLLLIIFVFSLALFGNSTMIHLIRVDPRLHTPMYILLSQLSLMDVMYISTTVPKMAFNFFSGQKSITFLGCGVQSFFFLTMACSEGLLLASMAYDRFVAICHPLHYPIRMSKMMCLKMIIGSWTLGSINSLAHTAYALHIPYCHSRSINHFFCDVPAMLPLACMDTWVYEYMVFVSTSLFLLFPFLGITASYGRVLFAVFHMKSKEGKKKAFTTCSTHLTVVTFYYAPFVYTYLRPRSLRSPAEDKILAVFYTILTPMLNPIIYSLRNKEVLGAMTRVFGTFSSTKT, from the coding sequence atGGAGAAATGGAATCAGAGCTCAACTGATTTCACTTTGTTAGGATTGTTTCCAGAAAACCAGACAGGCCTTCTGCTTTTGCTGCTCATCATCTTTGTCTTCTCTCTGGCCTTGTTTGGAAACTCAACAATGATCCATCTCATTCGTGTGGATCCCAGGCTGCACACCCCCATGTACATTCTTCTCAGTCAGCTCTCTCTCATGGACGTGATGTACATTTCTACCACTGTTCCCAAGATGGCATTTAATTTCTTCTCTGGCCAGAAAAGCATTACCTTCCTGGGCTGTGGAGTACAATCATTCTTCTTCCTAACTATGGCATGTTCTGAGGGATTGCTCTTAGcctccatggcctatgaccgttTTGTGGCCATTTGCCACCCTCTTCATTATCCCATTCGCATGAGCAAAATGATGTGTCTGAAGATGATCATAGGATCCTGGACACTGGGCTCCATCAACTCTTTAGCACATACAGCCTATGCCCTTCATATTCCTTATTGCCATTCTAGGTCCATCaaccatttcttctgtgatgtcccAGCCATGTTGCCCCTGGCCTGTATGGACACTTGGGTTTATGAGTACATGGTGTTTGTGAGCACAAGCctgtttctcttatttcctttccttggcATCACAGCTTCCTATGGAAGGGTCCTTTTTGCTGTCTTCCATATGAAgtcaaaagagggaaagaaaaaggccTTCACCACATGTTCAACTCACTTAACTGTGGTGACATTTTACTATGCACCTTTTGTCTACACTTATCTGCGACCAAGGAGTCTCCGTTCCCCTGCAGAAGATAAGATTCTGGCTGTCTTCTACACTATCCTCACTCCCATGCTCAACCCCatcatctacagcctgaggaataaGGAAGTCCTGGGGGCCATGACAAGAGTCTTTGGGACATTCTCGTCTACAAAAACATGA